Proteins encoded in a region of the Brevundimonas vesicularis genome:
- a CDS encoding DUF6950 family protein — translation MLSTFLEDLSRQPFADGAADCVLSVADWIVLNGHPDPAAPYRGRYRTALGRHRLIRKSGGLLVLMSDGAERAGLTETTNPVRGDVGLIVAHGQTVAAICLGERWAIKGDGLVVAPAERLLMAWRV, via the coding sequence ATGCTCTCGACATTTCTGGAAGACCTGTCCCGACAGCCCTTCGCTGACGGCGCAGCGGACTGCGTGCTGAGCGTGGCGGACTGGATCGTCCTGAACGGCCATCCTGACCCCGCTGCGCCGTACCGAGGCCGATATCGCACGGCGCTGGGTCGACACCGGCTGATCCGCAAGTCCGGCGGCCTGCTGGTCCTGATGTCCGATGGCGCGGAGCGGGCCGGTCTGACCGAAACGACAAACCCGGTTCGTGGCGACGTCGGTCTGATTGTCGCTCATGGCCAGACGGTCGCTGCGATCTGCCTGGGTGAGCGCTGGGCGATCAAGGGCGACGGCTTAGTGGTCGCACCTGCTGAACGCCTGCTGATGGCCTGGAGGGTCTGA